The Caldilineales bacterium region CCCGTGGGAAGGTTGTCATCACGGTGGTCGAGAGCAAGTAAGCCCGTCAGGGCTGGTTTCGAATGTACCCAAATCAATCGAGTTTGAGGAGTAACCTCATGGACAAACCAATCATCCTGGCTCGCAACATCCACAAGACCTTCCGCAACGGCAAGATCGAAGTGCATGCCCTGGCTGGCGTGGATCTGTCCATCGCCGCCGGTGAGATGGTGGCCGTGATGGGGCCGTCGGGCTGCGGCAAGACGACCCTGATCAACTGTCTGTCCGGCCTGGACAGCTTCGACACGGGCGAGGTCGAGATCGAAGGCGCCTCGCTGCGGGCGATGAGCGACCGGGCGCGCACCAGCTATCGGGCCAGGCGCATGGGCTTCGTGTTCCAGACCTTCAACCTGCTCCCCGTCATCACGGCGGTGGAGAACGTCGAACTGCCCCTCCTGCTCAGCGGCGTGCGCCCGCGCGAAGCCCGGCAGCGGGCCCTGCGCGGCCTGACCCAGGTGGGGCTGGCCGCGCGCGCCGAACATCGCCCGGCCGAACTCTCCGGCGGCGAGCGCCAACGGGTGACCATTGCGCGCGCCCTGGCCAGCCAACCCGCGATCATCTGGGCCGATGAGCCGACCGGCAACCTGGACACCCGGTCCGCCGCCGATGTGCTCACGCTGATGCGCGACCTGAACCGGGAACAAGGCCAAACCTTCGTGATTGTCACCCATGACCCCCACATCGGCGACCTGTGCGACCGCGTCATCCGCATGCAGGACGGGGCGATTGTGTCAGATGTGCGCGATGCGGCGACAGGAGAGGAGAGGCAGCCATGACGACTCAACCTGGCTTCGGCCCAACTCAAACAGCGGCCATCGTGCTCCTGGCCGCCGTGGCGCTGATCCTGCTCTCCCTGCTCATGCTGGGGCTGCGCCACCGCACCATCGCCAAACTGGGGGTGCGCAACATCCCGCGGCGCCGCTCGCAGTCCGCCCTCATCATCTTGGGGCTGACGCTGAGCACCATCATCATCGTCAGCGCGCTCAGCATCGGCGACACGCTCAGTTATTCGGTGCGCCGCCATGCCATCAATGCCTACGGCGCCATTGACCAGGTGATCTCGCCGCCCTTGCTCTCGACGCTGGCCGGACTCGTCACGAGCGCCGAAGATGGGGGCAATCCAGCCGACGCCTTGTCCAACTCCGAGCTGTCCGGCGTGCTGAACGGGGATCTGCTCAGCATCCTGGGCTTGCTGCAGAAGGGGCTGCCGGGCATCAGCGAGGCGCGCTACGCTCAACTGCGCGACCAGGCCCAGGCCGACCCAGCCACCGCCGCCGTGGTGGACGGGCTGGCGCCCTCCATCGCCTTCCCGACCATCATCCGTGACCGGACGAGCGGCCAGGGCGTCCCCCTGGGTTTCATCGTGGCCGTGAACAACGAATACGACGAGCAGTTCGGCCTCACGACGATTGATGGCAAGCCGGTGCAGATGGAGGATCTGCGCACGGGCGTGGGCAATATCTTTGCCCAGGCCAGCAACCTCTTTCGCTGGGCCGACAGCATCGGCGTCAACGTGGACAGCGTGGCCGCCGTCGTGGCCGGGGCCGGCGCGCTGTTGACCCAGGGTCAGGGAGGGTTGGGCGACCCCACGCGGCCCATGACTGGCACGCTGGACATCCCGGCGCTGGGCAGGGCGTTGTCGGAGGGCAACCTCGACCTGGCCGCGGCGGGCGCGGCGCTGGGCATCGACGCGAACGCGATCCTCAGCGCGGTGAACCTGAACACCCTGGGCATGGAGATTGATCGCGTGCTGGAGCAGGTGGGGCTGGAACTGCGCCAGGGGGATGTCTACCTCAACCGGCTGGGCGCGGAGCAGCTCAACGCCCAGCCGGGCGATGTGCTGGACATCTTCATCGGCCCGCTCCCCGTGCCCTTCCGGGTGCGGGCGATCGTGGAACAGGCCGGCCCCCTGGGCGCGCTCAAGCCGGTGGTCATGCTGCGGCTGGATGAAGCCCAGGAACTGCTCTTCATGCCGGGGCGGGTGAACAATGTGCTCGTCTCCAACACTGGGGATGCCGACACCGGCATGGCGAACACGGCGGCCGCGGCCCGGCAACTGCGGGCGCTGGCCCTGAACGAGGACGCGCTCACCGAGTTGGTCGCCCTGCTGCGCCAACCGGACGTGCTGGCGGCCATCACGGCCGCCGCGAACGGCTCCGCCCCGTCCACCCTGAGTCGAGAGGAAGAAGACATGGCCGACTTCCTGGCCTTCCTGGGCGGGGGGCTAGGCAATGGGGCTCTGGCCGAGCGCACGCCCCGCCTGGTGGCGGAGCTGGGAGGCGCTGGCATCTCCCCGGAGCTGCGGCTGCTCGTGGCCCAGCCGGACATGCAGAACTGGCTGCGCCGATTGCCCCTACCGGACGAGACCGGCGCGCGGCTGACTGAGATCCTGGGCCGGATCAGCGACCTGGAAGTGCTGGATGTGCTGAGCAAGAACACGGTGGTCGCGGCGGCCGGCATCGGCGGCGGGGTTTTTACCACGGTCTTCAGCATCTTCGGCATCTTCTCCATTTTCGCAGGCGTGCTGCTGATCTTCCTGATCTTCGTCATGCTGGCGGCGGAGCGGCGCAGCGAGCTGGGGATGGCCCGCGCCATCGGCATGCAGCGGGGCCACCTGGTGCAGATGTTCGTCTCCGAGGGCATGGTCTACGACCTGGTGGCCGCGGCCCTGGGCGTCGTGCTGGGGCTGGCCATCTCCTACGCCATGATCGGCTTCCTGGGCGGCATTTTCAACGCCGCGGCCCAGAAGGTCAGCAGCGGACTGTCCGGCAGCCTCTTCACCTTCCGCTTCAGCGTCGCCCCCACGTCGGTGGTGATCGCCTATGCCCTGGGCGTGCTCTTGACCTTCGCCGTCGTCACCCTCTCCTCCTGGCGGGTCAGCCGCCTGAACATTGTCTCGGCGATCCAGGACACGCCGGAGCCGGACGGGGGCGAGCGGGGCGCGGGCAAGCTGGTCGGGCGGCTGATCACCGGCCCGCTGACCGTGGCCGCGGGCGCGTGGCTCTGCTTCGGCGCGGCGGGCGGAGCCTCGGGCGTCCTGCTGCTGATCGCGCTCTCCATGCTGCTGGTCGGCGGGCTGCTGAGCGTGAGCTGGGCGCTTTCGGCCACAGCCATGCGCACGGAGCGCCGGCGGCGGCTGATCTATTCGGCCATCGGCCTGGGCCTGGTGCTCATCTGGGGGCTGCCCTGGGCGACCTTGCTGCCCGGCCGGGGCTTCGACTTGCTGCAAGGGGATCCCCGCTGGACAATCCTCGCCCTGGCGGTCAAGGGGCCGGCGCTGATCCTGGGCGGCATTCTGGTCATCATGTTCAGCGCCGACATCCTGCTGCAGGCGGTGAGCCGGCTGCTGGGCGGCATCGGCGCGCTGACGCCGGTGCTCAAGACCGCCATCGCCTATCCCCTCACCAGTCGCTTCCGCACGGGCCTGGCCATGGTCATGTTCGCCATGATCATCACCACCGTGGTGCTCATGGCCGTGGTCATCCAGGCTACGGAGAGCGTCGTCACGCCGGACGCCAGGAGCAGCGCCGGCTTCGACATCCGCACCTCCTTTGGCCTGCTCAGCTTCTTCGATCGGGTGACCGATCTGGAAGGGGAGTTGGCCCGCGTGCAGGACTTTCCCCATGAAGATATTGCGGCCGTGGGGGGCATCGTCAACCGCTCGCTGGACGTGCGCCAGGCCGGCCCCGGCCCGACCGGATCGTGGCACTCGCTCTCGCTGACGGGCATGGACGCCGGCTTCATGGCCCAGGCCCGGGGGATCTACACCTTCGGTCAGCGCGCGGCCGGGTTCGCGGACGACGCCGCGGTCTGGCAGGCGCTGCTGGCGCGCGACGACGTCGCCATCGTCACGCCGTTCCTGGTGGCCAATCCCGACCGCAGCTACGCCAGCGCGGGCGGCGGCGGCAGCGACGGCCTGGCCGCCACCCTCAGCGGGCTGGCCGAGGAGGCCGGTTCGCAGGATGCTGCGCCGGCCACAGAGGGTGAACTCAGCTTCCGGCTGGCCGGCTTCACCCGCGCCGATGCGCTGCCGGAGGTGTGGCTGGAGCTGCGGGAGGCGTCGGGCGGC contains the following coding sequences:
- a CDS encoding FtsX-like permease family protein — translated: MTTQPGFGPTQTAAIVLLAAVALILLSLLMLGLRHRTIAKLGVRNIPRRRSQSALIILGLTLSTIIIVSALSIGDTLSYSVRRHAINAYGAIDQVISPPLLSTLAGLVTSAEDGGNPADALSNSELSGVLNGDLLSILGLLQKGLPGISEARYAQLRDQAQADPATAAVVDGLAPSIAFPTIIRDRTSGQGVPLGFIVAVNNEYDEQFGLTTIDGKPVQMEDLRTGVGNIFAQASNLFRWADSIGVNVDSVAAVVAGAGALLTQGQGGLGDPTRPMTGTLDIPALGRALSEGNLDLAAAGAALGIDANAILSAVNLNTLGMEIDRVLEQVGLELRQGDVYLNRLGAEQLNAQPGDVLDIFIGPLPVPFRVRAIVEQAGPLGALKPVVMLRLDEAQELLFMPGRVNNVLVSNTGDADTGMANTAAAARQLRALALNEDALTELVALLRQPDVLAAITAAANGSAPSTLSREEEDMADFLAFLGGGLGNGALAERTPRLVAELGGAGISPELRLLVAQPDMQNWLRRLPLPDETGARLTEILGRISDLEVLDVLSKNTVVAAAGIGGGVFTTVFSIFGIFSIFAGVLLIFLIFVMLAAERRSELGMARAIGMQRGHLVQMFVSEGMVYDLVAAALGVVLGLAISYAMIGFLGGIFNAAAQKVSSGLSGSLFTFRFSVAPTSVVIAYALGVLLTFAVVTLSSWRVSRLNIVSAIQDTPEPDGGERGAGKLVGRLITGPLTVAAGAWLCFGAAGGASGVLLLIALSMLLVGGLLSVSWALSATAMRTERRRRLIYSAIGLGLVLIWGLPWATLLPGRGFDLLQGDPRWTILALAVKGPALILGGILVIMFSADILLQAVSRLLGGIGALTPVLKTAIAYPLTSRFRTGLAMVMFAMIITTVVLMAVVIQATESVVTPDARSSAGFDIRTSFGLLSFFDRVTDLEGELARVQDFPHEDIAAVGGIVNRSLDVRQAGPGPTGSWHSLSLTGMDAGFMAQARGIYTFGQRAAGFADDAAVWQALLARDDVAIVTPFLVANPDRSYASAGGGGSDGLAATLSGLAEEAGSQDAAPATEGELSFRLAGFTRADALPEVWLELREASGGQVRSHRVQVIGVLSDITTVSMNSVFVNSQALAAIAGQAAPPDAFFIKVSEGADAREVAQAVERAFLSSALDATVIADSAAQGQALTRGILQLFQGFLALGLLVGIAALGVISARTVVERRQQVGMLRAIGYQPEMVALSFVLEASFIALVGIGLGVAAGILLGQAIIGQLFSVITAGRALPVPWSQIGVIVLGAYLFSLLTTILPALQAARIYPADALRYE
- a CDS encoding ABC transporter ATP-binding protein; amino-acid sequence: MDKPIILARNIHKTFRNGKIEVHALAGVDLSIAAGEMVAVMGPSGCGKTTLINCLSGLDSFDTGEVEIEGASLRAMSDRARTSYRARRMGFVFQTFNLLPVITAVENVELPLLLSGVRPREARQRALRGLTQVGLAARAEHRPAELSGGERQRVTIARALASQPAIIWADEPTGNLDTRSAADVLTLMRDLNREQGQTFVIVTHDPHIGDLCDRVIRMQDGAIVSDVRDAATGEERQP